Proteins found in one Dryobates pubescens isolate bDryPub1 chromosome 1, bDryPub1.pri, whole genome shotgun sequence genomic segment:
- the TIGD4 gene encoding tigger transposable element-derived protein 4, whose protein sequence is MAESSGSHLSEPVVRRKKSISIQEKIDIISAVESGKKKADIAAKYGIKRNSLSSIMKNKEKVLEAFESLRFDPKRKRLRTAFYTDLEEALVKWYRIAQCLNVPVNGPMLRLKANDFAQKLGHSDFKCSNGWLDRFKSRYGLVFRAQLVETAPTATVDAPNLWYQNVLPYYENDYQPKSVFCIQETGLLYQMLPHNTFAFKGETCSVGNLSKERITVVTGTNMDGSEKLPLLVIGKIKSSQFLKDVKSLPVDYEANDTALMTSEVFEQWMRKLDDRFQAQHRQVVIFVDSFSAHTAVKNLKSVELVFSPSDSSCIATKQGVIRSLKVKYRHCLIKRFIDCVKGNKEFMLTLLDAIEMLNLCWRKITPETIVKSYGEAGFKLETNTNGNDTETESDFDLIAHAQAAGVEFPEGLSFEEYTALDDDLITCKMPANNETMCIKESVVDNAEIFVGDEEEDEDAQFQVAEQPSPSKNEALSALDTLRKFLRSQDANDSLHDSLSDLENFIENVACK, encoded by the coding sequence ATGGCAGAATCGTCGGGGAGTCATCTCTCTGAACCCGtagtgaggaggaaaaaaagcatatCCATACAGGAAAAAATTGACATCATAAGTGCTGTGGAGAGTGGCAAGAAAAAGGCAGATATCGCAGCCAAGTATGGCATAAAGAGGAATTCTTTGTCTTCAATTatgaagaataaagaaaaagttTTGGAAGCCTTTGAATCTTTACGGTTTGATCCTAAGAGAAAAAGATTAAGGACTGCTTTTTATACCGACCTGGAGGAGGCATTAGTGAAGTGGTACAGAATTGCTCAGTGCTTGAATGTGCCAGTAAACGGTCCCATGTTGCGCCTCAAGGCTAATGATTTTGCCCAGAAGCTTGGACACAGTGATTTTAAATGCAGTAATGGCTGGCTCGATCGTTTCAAGTCAAGGTATGGTTTAGTTTTCAGAGCTCAGCTTGTAGAAACAGCTCCTACTGCTACAGTGGATGCTCCAAATCTTTGGTACCAAAATGTTCTTCCATATTATGAAAATGATTATCAGCCAAAAAGTGTGTTTTGTATACAGGAGACTGGATTGTTGTATCAGATGTTACCACATAACACGTTTGCATTTAAAGGGGAAACTTGTTCTGTAGGTAACCTAAGCAAAGAGAGAATAACTGTAGTGACGGGTACCAATATGGATGGCTCTGAGAAACTTCCTTTGCTTGTCATAGGAAAGATCAAAAGTTCACAGTTTCTCAAAGATGTGAAGTCACTACCTGTAGACTATGAAGCAAATGATACAGCATTGATGACTTCAGAAGTATTTGAACAGTGGATGCGTAAACTCGATGACAGATTTCAAGCACAGCATCGACAAGTAGTTATTTTTGTTGATTCTttctctgcacacacagcagtgAAGAACCTGAAGTCTGTTGAATTAGTGTTCTCTCCTTCAGACTCTTCATGCATAGCTACAAAACAAGGGGTCATCAGAAGTCTGAAGGTTAAATACAGGCACTGTCTTATCAAGAGATTCATTGACTGTGTAAAAGGTAATAAAGAGTTTATGCTGACTCTTCTTGATGCAATTGAGATGCTGAACCTGTGCTGGAGGAAAATAACACCAGAGACTATTGTAAAAAGCTATGGTGAAGCAGGATTCAAATTAGAAACCAACACAAATGGTAATGACACAGAGACTGAAAGCGATTTTGATTTGATTGCACatgcacaggcagctggagtGGAGTTTCCAGAAGGTTTATCTTTTGAAGAATACACAGCTTTAGATGACGACTTGATAACTTGCAAAATGCCAGCAAATAATGAAACAATGTGCATCAAAGAAAGCGTAGTGGATAATGCTGAGATATTTGTGGGtgatgaagaagaggatgaaGATGCTCAATTTCAAGTTGCTGAACAGCCTTCACCATCAAAAAATGAGGCTTTGAGTGCTTTAGATACTCTTAGAAAGTTTCTCAGAAGTCAAGACGCAAATGATTCTCTTCATGATTCCCTATCTGACCTGGAGAACTTTATTGAAAATGTAGCATGTAAATAG